In Oncorhynchus gorbuscha isolate QuinsamMale2020 ecotype Even-year unplaced genomic scaffold, OgorEven_v1.0 Un_scaffold_631, whole genome shotgun sequence, the following are encoded in one genomic region:
- the LOC124019558 gene encoding ADP-ribosylation factor-binding protein GGA2-like, translating into MATGDSGGESLESWLNKATDPSNSEDRWDSIQGFYDQVNQEADGPQVATRLLAHKIQSPQQREALQALTVLEACMNNCGKRFHSEAAKFRFLNELIKVLSPKFLGQWSGAEVKLRVTEVLYSWTLWLKEEPKIQEAYRMLKKQGLVKKDPKLPDTIVMPPPSQRVEDSVFNQEDKAKLLATLLKSRSPEDLQTANRLIKNTMCVCQQKAELVSRRVSTLEEVASRTRQLRELIQQHGLTGPSTHHTDHLKALYESCDRLRPNLFRLASDTVDDDEALAQILRANDELTLVVNMYRDMMGGRESSRMRGGGRGEPSINNGPSSPREIKSYHLIDLSALDSPQTHRPPSKDMSSPGSPPHHVSFLSSSSTPQPRLGTLPPSSSSPPSSPLSRQRLNSTPLSLIDLDVTGLDKPASSQSQSSTYYHELLQMRGGEENTGRDHSLTTWGCGGRDHPLVARGCGSGSSNGTDWACLQNRPIVMSGSPSNSQSQPMTESGSPEKSEGFNLPESLAEIHVPLESIKPSRLEPITVYDQNGVHVSLHFAKDPPPGHPNVAVVIVSTVNTSALPVKDILFQAAVPKTMTVKLQSSSGNDLPSYNPLLPPAALSQILLLSNPHRRKVRLRYKLTLVHGDGEQSLSEMGEVEDFPDWVSWMGL; encoded by the exons acaaggCCACAGACCCGTCTAACTCAGAAGACAGGTGGGACAGTATCCAGGGCTTCTATGACCAGGTCAACCAGGAGGCTGATGG TCCTCAGGTTGCCACTCGTCTCCTGGCCCACAAGATCCAGTCTCCTCAGCAGAGAGAGGCTCTTCAGGCCCTCACA GTTCTAGAAGCCTGCATGAACAACTGTGGCAAGAGGTTCCACAGTGAGGCGGCAAAGTTCCGCTTCCTCAATGAACTCATCAAAGTCCTGTCTCCAAAG ttcCTGGGTCAGTGGAGTGGTGCGGAGGTGAAGCTGAGGGTGACGGAGGTTCTGTACAGCTGGACTTTGTGGCTCAAAGAAGAACCCAAGATTCAGGAGGCCTACCGCATGCTGAAGAAACAAG GCCTTGTGAAGAAGGACCCTAAACTCCCAGACACCATTGTGATGCCTCCTCCCTCACAGAGAGTTGAGGACTCTGTGTTCAACCAGGAGGACAAggccaag ttgtTAGCCACACTCCTGAAGAGCAGGAGTCCTGAAGATCTGCAGACAGCCAACAGACTGATCAAGaacaccatgtgtgtgtgt CAGCAGAAAGCAGAGCTTGTATCTAGACGTGTCTCTACCCTGGAGGAGGTCGCTAGCAGAACCAGACAGCTGAGAGAGTTAATACAGCAACACGGTCTCACTGGGCCctccacacaccacactgaccacctgAAG GCCCTCTACGAGAGCTGTGATAGGCTCAGACCCAACCTTTTCCGATTGGCCAGCGACACCGTCGACGATGACGAAGCTTTAG CTCAGATCCTGAGGGCCAACGATGAGCTGACCCTGGTGGTCAACATGTATAGAGACatgatgggggggagagagagcagcaggatgagaggaggaggacgtGGAGAGCCCTCCATAAACAACG GTCCCAGCAGCCCCAGAGAGATAAAGAGTTACCATCTAATAGACCTGTCAGCCCTGGACTCTCCACAGACACATAGACCACCTTCTAAAGACATGTCTTCCCCCGGCTCACCTCCCCACCACGTCTccttcttgtcctcctcctctaccccccagCCTCGGCTTGgcacccttcctccctcctcttcctcccctccttcctctcctctctcccgtcaACGGCTCAACAGTACTCCCCTATCTCTAATCGATCTGGACGTGACAG GGCTGGATAAACCAGCATCGTCTCAAAGCCAGAGCAGCACGTACTACCATGAACTACTCCAG atgagaggaggagaggagaacacaggGAGAGACCATTCCCTGACCACGTgggggtgtggagggagagaccaCCCACTGGTGGCCCGGGGTTGCGGCAGTGGCTCGTCAAATGGAACAGACTG GGCGTGCCTTCAGAATCGTCCAATTGTGATGTCAGGATCACCATCAAACTCACAGAGTCAGCCAATGACAGAGTCAGGATCTCCAGAGAAATCAGAGGGTTTCAATCTCCCAGAATCCTTAGCAGAGATCCACGTCCCGCTGGAATCCATTAAACCAA GTCGATTGGAGCCAATCACAGTGTACGACCAGAATGGCGTCCATGTTTCCCTCCATTTTGCCAAAGACCCGCCCCCGGGACACCCTAATGTTGCTGTGGTTATCGTCTCCACGGTGAACACCTCCGCACTTCCTGTTAAAGACATCCTGTTTCAGGCTGCCGTTCCCAAG accaTGACAGTGAAGCTCCAGTCGTCTTCAGGGAATGACCTCCCCTCCTACAACCCTCTGCTGCCccctgctgccctctcacagatACTGCTCCTCTCCAACCCACACAGG CGTAAGGTACGTCTGCGCTACAAGCTGACCCTGGTCCACGGTGATGGAGAGCAGAGCCtcagtgagatgggagaggtggaggactTCCCTGACTGGGTCTCCTGGATGGGCCTCTGA